Proteins encoded by one window of Rhodopirellula islandica:
- a CDS encoding DUF4272 domain-containing protein, producing MGNLSEPPSSSVHFAISTVRVPANPIEKESNLGVTELAPDAAEDLLEECWEQIDSPNQSPHPLAAPLQRHLQRARHIYRFESPDHSLAEILSPEWQDWAWSANALWWTSASDGKPALLSDPAGRQLHGPGSFDAKAQIPFLPESRQRRIESATVLRNRNLDPVDGTAPLPSSSETETFAPAIAAKRMLGLFAVAARAEAMANGQTLDLDRVRERSPLAADALTPAEKDFFDLVSPPAEMVDTAAWRYESLHTLQWALQMQPDLDWADERCDLASVLRLILSLPHEDLIGHAILRPIEELLQAADLHVCLWWKLAVEGAAGREIPGGLDPGVVAERVHALTWLLQLSGGVPEEAADMSWDQIGREIECGIVG from the coding sequence ATGGGCAACCTGTCCGAGCCACCCTCTTCTTCGGTTCACTTTGCCATTTCGACGGTTCGCGTTCCCGCGAACCCCATCGAAAAAGAGTCGAATCTCGGGGTCACTGAACTGGCCCCCGACGCAGCCGAAGACCTGCTGGAAGAATGCTGGGAACAGATTGATTCACCGAATCAATCTCCCCACCCGTTGGCCGCGCCTCTGCAGCGGCACCTTCAACGTGCCCGGCACATCTACCGATTCGAATCGCCAGACCATTCGTTGGCTGAGATCCTTTCACCCGAATGGCAAGACTGGGCATGGAGCGCGAACGCTCTGTGGTGGACCTCCGCTTCGGATGGCAAGCCAGCGTTGCTCAGCGACCCCGCGGGGCGACAACTGCACGGCCCAGGTTCCTTCGACGCGAAGGCTCAGATCCCCTTCCTTCCGGAATCGCGGCAGCGACGCATTGAGTCTGCCACGGTTCTCCGCAATCGAAACCTGGATCCAGTGGATGGCACCGCCCCGCTGCCCAGCAGCAGCGAGACCGAAACGTTTGCACCCGCGATCGCCGCCAAGCGAATGCTCGGACTGTTCGCCGTCGCGGCTCGCGCCGAAGCAATGGCCAATGGCCAGACGCTCGATCTCGACCGAGTCCGGGAGCGATCCCCGCTGGCGGCGGATGCGCTGACGCCTGCTGAAAAAGATTTCTTCGACCTGGTTTCACCTCCCGCTGAGATGGTCGACACGGCCGCCTGGCGTTACGAATCACTGCACACGCTGCAGTGGGCGTTGCAGATGCAACCAGACCTGGACTGGGCCGATGAACGCTGCGACCTCGCCAGCGTGCTGCGATTGATCCTCTCACTGCCGCACGAAGACCTGATCGGGCACGCGATCTTGCGGCCCATCGAGGAACTGCTTCAAGCCGCTGACTTGCATGTTTGCTTGTGGTGGAAATTGGCGGTGGAGGGTGCGGCGGGACGAGAGATCCCCGGCGGATTGGACCCTGGCGTTGTGGCGGAACGCGTGCACGCACTGACGTGGCTGCTGCAACTGTCCGGCGGCGTTCCCGAGGAGGCTGCTGACATGTCCTGGGATCAAATTGGCCGCGAAATCGAATGCGGCATCGTCGGTTGA
- the thiC gene encoding phosphomethylpyrimidine synthase ThiC, with protein MTQLLSARAGEITSEMESVAKRENLPVELIRDEVAVGRMVIPANKVHAAGALEPMAIGIAAKCKINANIGNSAVTSNVGEELEKLHTAVHFGADTVMDLSTGKDIDNIRRQIIDKSPVPIGTVPIYQMLEELGGNIEDMNAQHFLDMVEHQAKQGVDYMTIHCGVKLEHLHLTVNRVTGIVSRGGSLIAKWMMAHNKQNPLLEAFDDLCDIMREYDVTWSLGDGLRPGSIADASDDAQFAELDVLGECTKRGWEKGTQVMVEGPGHIPLDQIQMNIERQIEVCHGAPFYVLGPLVTDIAPGYDHITSCIGAANAGMHGAAMLCYVTPKEHLGLPNEEDVKQGVIAYKIAAHTADVARKRKGAQDRDDALSKARFDFDWKEQFRLSLDPETAQRYHDETLPQDTFKSAHFCSMCGPKYCSMKITEDIRQMAKEKKLVGLPTT; from the coding sequence ATGACCCAGCTGCTGTCTGCCCGCGCGGGCGAAATCACTTCCGAAATGGAATCCGTCGCCAAACGCGAAAACTTGCCAGTCGAGCTGATTCGCGATGAAGTCGCCGTGGGACGCATGGTGATCCCAGCCAACAAAGTTCACGCCGCTGGTGCCTTGGAACCCATGGCCATTGGGATCGCCGCCAAGTGCAAGATCAACGCCAACATCGGCAACAGCGCCGTGACGAGCAACGTTGGTGAGGAACTGGAAAAGCTCCACACTGCCGTCCACTTCGGTGCCGACACGGTGATGGACCTGTCGACCGGCAAAGACATCGACAACATCCGTCGTCAAATCATCGACAAGAGCCCCGTGCCAATCGGGACCGTGCCGATCTACCAAATGTTGGAAGAGCTCGGCGGCAACATCGAAGACATGAACGCCCAGCACTTCTTGGACATGGTCGAGCACCAAGCCAAGCAGGGCGTTGACTACATGACGATTCACTGCGGTGTCAAACTGGAACACCTGCACCTGACCGTCAACCGCGTGACCGGAATCGTCAGCCGCGGTGGATCCCTGATCGCCAAGTGGATGATGGCCCACAACAAGCAAAACCCATTGCTAGAAGCCTTTGACGACCTTTGCGACATCATGCGTGAGTACGACGTGACCTGGTCGCTCGGTGATGGACTGCGTCCTGGTTCGATCGCAGACGCATCCGACGACGCTCAGTTCGCCGAACTGGACGTCCTCGGCGAATGCACCAAACGCGGCTGGGAAAAAGGCACGCAGGTCATGGTCGAAGGCCCCGGGCACATTCCTTTGGACCAAATCCAAATGAACATCGAGCGGCAAATCGAAGTCTGCCACGGCGCCCCGTTTTACGTGCTCGGTCCCCTGGTCACTGACATCGCCCCTGGCTACGACCACATCACCAGCTGCATCGGTGCGGCCAACGCCGGCATGCACGGTGCTGCCATGCTCTGCTACGTCACACCGAAGGAACACCTGGGCCTGCCCAACGAAGAAGACGTCAAACAAGGCGTGATCGCTTACAAGATCGCCGCCCACACCGCCGATGTCGCCCGCAAACGCAAAGGCGCCCAAGATCGCGACGACGCGCTTTCCAAAGCCCGCTTTGATTTCGACTGGAAAGAGCAATTCCGCTTGTCGCTCGACCCGGAAACGGCCCAGCGATACCACGACGAAACGCTTCCTCAAGACACCTTCAAGAGCGCTCACTTCTGCAGCATGTGCGGACCAAAGTACTGCTCCATGAAGATCACCGAGGACATCCGTCAAATGGCCAAAGAAAAGAAACTCGTTGGACTCCCAACAACCTGA
- a CDS encoding polysaccharide lyase, whose amino-acid sequence MTRIPFALLLLLIAAGCQKQGDRDEELLYLRAALPAELLEQSHLDIPSRDCIAKLETPEGTSLGLRIFPGQSKSHGGIRAEISLDYPFQPEEVVRYSWRFQLPEDFVSDAPQNRWWVIGQWHDQPDSTKNETWDTHPSYSPPISLSIAEVNQNLLLGISYGITHGGHEQAHPAPIPIQRGNWYTVHADIHWSLTEQGRAKISLREVTDSDRVMTGPNMNNAYQHYLKIGMYRHPAIQSENWIHLDQITATHLTKEPRENETGFRGESKPLSASPETDAGRPHARKK is encoded by the coding sequence ATGACCCGAATTCCCTTCGCGTTGCTGCTGCTCTTGATCGCGGCCGGATGCCAAAAACAAGGCGACCGCGACGAAGAATTGTTGTACCTCCGTGCAGCCCTCCCCGCTGAACTGCTCGAGCAGTCACACCTGGACATCCCTAGCCGTGACTGCATTGCCAAGCTTGAAACGCCTGAGGGCACTTCTCTGGGGCTAAGAATCTTTCCAGGCCAGTCCAAATCCCACGGTGGAATCCGAGCGGAGATCAGCCTGGACTATCCCTTCCAGCCTGAAGAAGTCGTCCGCTATTCCTGGCGGTTTCAACTGCCAGAAGACTTCGTCTCGGATGCCCCGCAGAACCGCTGGTGGGTCATCGGACAATGGCATGACCAACCTGACTCCACCAAGAACGAAACATGGGACACGCACCCTTCCTACAGTCCCCCAATCTCACTTTCGATCGCAGAAGTGAATCAGAACCTGCTGCTTGGGATCAGCTATGGAATCACGCACGGCGGTCACGAACAGGCCCATCCCGCTCCGATCCCGATCCAGCGTGGCAACTGGTACACCGTCCACGCGGACATCCACTGGTCGCTGACCGAACAGGGTCGCGCCAAGATCTCCTTGCGAGAAGTCACAGACAGCGACCGAGTGATGACGGGCCCCAACATGAACAATGCCTACCAGCACTACCTTAAGATTGGCATGTACCGCCACCCGGCGATCCAAAGTGAAAACTGGATCCACCTCGATCAAATCACTGCCACCCATCTCACCAAGGAACCGCGTGAGAACGAGACTGGATTTCGCGGAGAGAGCAAACCGCTCAGTGCATCACCGGAGACCGACGCAGGCAGGCCTCACGCGAGAAAGAAATGA